In a single window of the Verrucomicrobiaceae bacterium genome:
- a CDS encoding alpha-amylase, which produces MIYQLMVRHFGNKNATNKPHGTLAENGCGKFADIDDAALKSLRELGITHIWLTGVIQQATRTDYSAIGQPADDADICKGQAGSPYAIKDYFDVCPDYAVQPTKRLEEFRELVQRCHEHGLKVILDFVPNHVSRAYRSDIRPELSFGEGDDRRQFFSTHNHFYYLQLGSPPLKLPTGGQNGCDGLFQLEHDFGRVTGNNAATWTPSPHDWFETVKLNYGINFVHEHSGDHAAENRTWRCMDAILAYWQNFGVDGFRCDMAHMIPMPFWRYALKKARERDSDAYFMAEAYDNDPAKLTHGNVLDTLLDAGFDAVYDDPTYDLVKAIYDGPKWANDLDALITDSPRFHRSLRYGENHDEVRLASPQQWRGLGMEVGRGVCGLLFGLGRGPVMIYNGQEVGEQALGAEGHGGDDSRTTIFDYWSLPALRSAPTEQQNKLRASYGRLLRLMNQPALANGSVRPLNAENSSQWLSFYARRDAESGQVYIIVTNLHGSETAQSVKLNLSAESLAWLGTKNDALQFKDRLNESPHLLSRELGEIPPMTSLYLELQRGGDVVER; this is translated from the coding sequence GTGATCTACCAGCTCATGGTGCGGCACTTTGGGAACAAGAACGCCACAAACAAACCGCATGGCACGCTCGCAGAAAACGGCTGCGGCAAATTTGCAGACATCGACGACGCGGCACTGAAATCACTCCGCGAGCTCGGCATCACGCACATCTGGCTCACGGGCGTCATTCAGCAGGCCACGCGCACGGATTACAGCGCCATCGGCCAGCCTGCGGATGATGCAGACATCTGCAAAGGCCAGGCAGGCAGCCCTTACGCCATCAAAGACTACTTCGACGTGTGCCCAGACTACGCGGTGCAGCCAACGAAGCGGCTGGAGGAATTCCGCGAGCTCGTCCAGCGCTGCCACGAGCACGGTTTGAAGGTCATTCTCGACTTTGTGCCGAATCACGTCTCCCGCGCTTATCGCAGCGACATACGGCCAGAGTTGAGTTTCGGCGAAGGAGATGATCGCAGGCAGTTTTTCAGCACACACAATCACTTCTACTATCTGCAACTCGGCTCTCCGCCGCTGAAACTGCCCACAGGCGGTCAAAACGGCTGCGATGGGCTTTTTCAGCTCGAACACGATTTTGGCCGTGTGACAGGCAACAATGCTGCGACGTGGACTCCGAGCCCTCATGACTGGTTTGAGACCGTGAAGCTCAATTACGGCATCAACTTCGTCCACGAGCACTCCGGCGATCACGCCGCCGAAAATCGCACCTGGCGCTGCATGGACGCGATCCTGGCTTATTGGCAAAATTTTGGCGTCGATGGCTTCCGCTGCGACATGGCGCACATGATCCCGATGCCGTTTTGGCGTTACGCTTTGAAAAAAGCACGGGAACGCGACTCCGATGCCTACTTCATGGCCGAGGCCTATGACAATGATCCTGCCAAGCTCACCCATGGTAATGTTCTCGACACACTGCTCGATGCGGGCTTCGATGCCGTGTATGATGATCCGACGTATGATCTGGTGAAAGCCATCTACGACGGCCCCAAGTGGGCGAATGACCTCGATGCGCTCATCACCGACAGCCCGCGTTTTCATCGCAGTCTGCGCTACGGCGAAAATCACGACGAAGTGCGCCTCGCCAGTCCGCAGCAATGGCGCGGACTGGGAATGGAGGTGGGCCGTGGCGTCTGTGGGCTGCTTTTCGGCCTCGGTCGTGGTCCAGTGATGATCTACAATGGCCAGGAAGTCGGCGAGCAAGCCCTCGGGGCCGAGGGCCACGGCGGCGATGACTCGCGCACGACGATTTTTGATTACTGGAGCCTACCAGCACTGCGCAGCGCACCAACTGAGCAGCAAAACAAACTCCGCGCCAGCTATGGCCGACTGCTGCGCCTGATGAATCAGCCTGCGCTAGCCAATGGCAGTGTGAGGCCGCTGAATGCGGAGAATAGCAGCCAGTGGCTCTCTTTTTATGCTCGGCGGGATGCAGAGAGCGGGCAGGTTTACATCATCGTCACCAATCTGCACGGCAGCGAGACAGCGCAGAGCGTGAAGCTAAACCTGAGCGCCGAGTCGCTGGCATGGCTGGGAACTAAAAACGATGCGTTACAATTTAAAGACCGCCTCAACGAGTCACCGCACCTCCTGAGTCGCGAGCTGGGGGAAATCCCGCCGATGACGAGCCTCTATCTGGAGCTCCAGCGCGGTGG
- a CDS encoding MFS transporter produces MSKPRLSFGEIFNMSFGFLGIQFGFGLQLANMSAIYTKLGADPSKIPILWLAGPMTGLIVQPIIGSMSDRTWNALGRRRPYFLCGAILSSIALFFMPDSPALWVAASMLWVLDASINISMEPFRAFVADKLPPEQRTVGFVMQSFFIGIGAAVANALPSILDKFGVTGNAANGIPLSVMWAFKLGAAAFLLAVLWTVFTSKEYPPEDMQAFQRERATQRTFHFNAKFLLIGAVAGLLLGVARGHLVEHALTIWHVVIGGGIGAIIGLVLSGPEVGSAIAEMPKTMKQLAVVQFFTWLGLFCMWMFFGLATAQQIFGTLDAKSPAFDEGTLFGGQTFALYSIVCFLVAFALPPLAKKTSRKAVHSLALIAGGLCLVATGFLKGPEAKLLWQCTMIGVGIAWASILSMPYAILSGALPAGRMGVYMGIFNFFIVIPEILASLALEPVVKQLFENDPVKVVMLGGASMLIAAVMTQFVRDESPV; encoded by the coding sequence ATGAGCAAACCGCGTCTCTCGTTCGGCGAGATCTTCAACATGAGCTTCGGCTTCCTGGGCATCCAGTTCGGCTTCGGCCTGCAACTGGCGAACATGAGCGCCATCTACACCAAACTCGGCGCTGATCCGTCGAAGATCCCCATCCTCTGGCTCGCGGGGCCGATGACGGGCCTCATCGTGCAGCCGATCATCGGCAGCATGAGCGACCGCACCTGGAATGCGCTCGGCCGCCGCAGGCCGTATTTTCTTTGTGGGGCCATCCTCTCATCCATCGCGCTGTTTTTCATGCCGGACTCTCCTGCACTGTGGGTCGCCGCATCCATGCTGTGGGTGCTAGATGCCTCCATCAACATCAGCATGGAGCCCTTCCGAGCCTTCGTGGCGGACAAACTGCCGCCAGAGCAGCGCACAGTCGGTTTTGTGATGCAGAGCTTCTTCATCGGCATCGGTGCCGCAGTGGCCAATGCGCTGCCGAGCATCCTGGACAAATTCGGCGTCACCGGCAATGCCGCCAACGGCATCCCGCTCTCCGTCATGTGGGCCTTCAAGCTCGGAGCGGCGGCATTTTTGCTCGCCGTTCTGTGGACCGTCTTCACCAGCAAAGAGTATCCGCCAGAGGACATGCAGGCCTTTCAGCGTGAGCGGGCCACACAGCGGACATTTCACTTCAACGCCAAGTTTTTGCTCATCGGCGCTGTCGCCGGTTTGTTACTCGGTGTCGCTCGTGGGCATCTTGTAGAGCATGCGCTGACGATTTGGCATGTCGTGATCGGTGGCGGCATCGGAGCCATCATCGGCCTCGTTCTCAGCGGGCCAGAAGTCGGCTCGGCCATCGCAGAGATGCCGAAAACGATGAAGCAGCTCGCCGTGGTGCAGTTCTTCACCTGGCTCGGTCTTTTCTGCATGTGGATGTTCTTTGGCCTCGCCACCGCGCAGCAGATTTTCGGCACGTTGGATGCCAAATCGCCTGCCTTTGATGAAGGCACTCTGTTTGGCGGCCAAACCTTCGCTTTGTATTCCATCGTCTGCTTCCTCGTCGCCTTCGCATTGCCGCCGCTAGCGAAAAAAACCAGCCGCAAGGCCGTCCACAGCCTCGCCTTGATCGCAGGCGGTCTCTGCCTCGTTGCCACCGGCTTCCTGAAAGGCCCGGAGGCCAAACTACTCTGGCAATGCACCATGATCGGCGTCGGCATCGCGTGGGCGAGCATCCTTTCGATGCCCTATGCCATATTATCTGGCGCACTTCCTGCGGGGCGGATGGGAGTGTACATGGGCATCTTTAACTTTTTCATCGTGATTCCGGAGATCCTCGCCTCCCTGGCGCTGGAGCCCGTGGTGAAGCAGCTTTTTGAAAACGATCCCGTCAAAGTCGTGATGCTCGGCGGTGCGTCGATGCTCATCGCCGCTGTGATGACTCAATTCGTGAGGGACGAGTCACCAGTATGA
- a CDS encoding ABC transporter ATP-binding protein — MTSATAAIDIRDLRVDYGDFVAVNDLTLQVPAGEVFGLVGPNGAGKTSTFRVLTTLMEPTYGEVRLAGIDIAEEPEAARRVLGYMPDLAPVPSDLKLWEFLDLYADAHGLGTAAQRRVRVDECLAEVDLMPQREKLCKTLSRGQTQRLVLAKTLLHRPRVLILDEPASGMDPLSRRNLRLVLRKLAADGATVFVSSHILSELAEMCTSLCVMNKGRLLASGTVDQVRRLLGRAERVVHVSLLDREHEACEWLRTRPGVSEAVLIDKRVRFHFTGSDEEQADLLTACIAEKFRVTVFEEQKSSFEDILVDVAESNGKGQKA, encoded by the coding sequence ATGACTTCTGCAACTGCCGCCATCGACATCCGCGACCTGCGAGTGGACTATGGCGACTTCGTGGCGGTGAATGACCTGACGCTGCAAGTGCCTGCGGGTGAGGTTTTTGGTCTGGTAGGACCGAATGGGGCAGGGAAGACCAGCACCTTCCGCGTGCTGACGACGCTGATGGAGCCGACGTATGGTGAGGTGCGGCTGGCGGGTATCGACATCGCAGAGGAGCCAGAGGCCGCGCGGCGAGTGCTGGGCTACATGCCAGACCTCGCCCCGGTGCCGTCGGATCTGAAGCTGTGGGAGTTTCTCGATCTCTACGCCGATGCGCACGGCCTCGGCACTGCGGCGCAAAGGCGTGTGCGGGTGGATGAATGCTTAGCGGAGGTCGATCTGATGCCGCAGCGTGAGAAACTCTGCAAAACTCTCTCTCGTGGCCAGACCCAGCGCCTCGTGCTGGCGAAAACGCTGCTGCATCGCCCGCGAGTGCTCATTCTCGATGAACCCGCCAGCGGTATGGACCCGCTCTCTCGCCGGAATCTGCGCCTCGTGCTGCGAAAGCTCGCGGCAGATGGGGCGACGGTCTTTGTGAGCTCCCACATCCTCAGTGAGCTCGCAGAGATGTGCACGTCTCTCTGCGTGATGAATAAAGGCCGCCTTCTGGCCTCTGGCACAGTCGATCAGGTGCGCAGGCTCCTGGGCCGTGCGGAGCGTGTGGTGCATGTGAGCCTGCTGGATCGTGAGCACGAGGCCTGCGAGTGGCTGCGCACACGCCCTGGCGTGAGTGAGGCCGTCTTGATCGACAAACGAGTGCGCTTTCATTTCACTGGCAGTGACGAGGAGCAGGCGGACCTACTCACAGCCTGCATCGCAGAAAAATTCCGCGTCACGGTGTTCGAAGAGCAGAAATCTTCCTTTGAAGACATCCTTGTCGATGTGGCTGAAAGCAATGGAAAGGGACAAAAGGCATGA
- a CDS encoding 4-alpha-glucanotransferase, with protein MTTKRSAGILAPVFALRHDDDLGIGDTRSLRELMDWSAQHGIGFVQLLPINETGPDNSPYNAISSVALDPVLLEISPQTIPELKAAHVAEAKAGEDFSGDLVNYPAARRVKMKLLRLAYSRFGKDKARVAAFEAFCEQEASWLVDYVVFRTLIDVHGNELWDQWPADARQAVQPDAFHAWAQWIAFTQWRELRTYGSQIGVRLMGDIPIGVNFYSADVFANPQLFDLEWSGGAPPEKIFKDDLFVQKWGQNWGIPLYRWDVMEKDKFAWWRQRIAKLTDVFHIFRIDHVLGFYRIYSFPWRPQRNAEFLPLSEDEAKARTGDRLPHFKENDDDTPAHCAANRAAGDKYLRMIQSAAQGAEVVGEDLGAVPDYVRPHLLERGIPGFKVPQWEVTPDDRAISGLTYDECSFTTYATHDHPPMAAIWDGCRHNMHHAPEHEDRMKAGRELRLLAEFANMPATSDYSPYNDTIKWQLMRGLLQSASRYAAIMITDLFSMTDRFNVHGVVSDANWRTRFPYTAQQMQEKAELRAEAEKFRALAKETKRA; from the coding sequence ATGACCACCAAACGCTCCGCTGGTATCCTCGCTCCTGTTTTCGCCCTCCGGCATGATGACGATCTCGGCATCGGCGACACACGCTCGCTGCGTGAGCTCATGGACTGGTCTGCCCAGCACGGCATCGGCTTTGTCCAACTACTGCCCATCAATGAAACAGGCCCGGATAACAGCCCCTACAATGCCATCAGCTCCGTAGCGCTCGATCCCGTGCTGCTGGAGATTTCCCCGCAGACCATCCCAGAGCTCAAAGCGGCTCATGTGGCCGAAGCAAAGGCGGGGGAGGACTTTAGCGGCGATTTGGTCAATTACCCCGCTGCACGCCGCGTGAAGATGAAACTGCTGCGGCTGGCGTATTCGCGTTTTGGCAAAGATAAGGCTCGAGTCGCCGCCTTTGAGGCCTTTTGTGAGCAAGAGGCCTCCTGGCTCGTCGATTACGTCGTCTTCCGCACTCTCATCGACGTGCATGGGAACGAGCTGTGGGACCAGTGGCCCGCAGATGCTCGCCAGGCGGTGCAGCCAGATGCCTTTCATGCCTGGGCGCAGTGGATCGCCTTCACCCAGTGGCGTGAGCTACGGACCTATGGCTCGCAGATCGGCGTGCGGCTCATGGGCGACATCCCCATCGGAGTGAATTTTTACAGCGCAGACGTCTTTGCCAATCCGCAGCTCTTTGATCTCGAATGGAGCGGCGGTGCTCCACCGGAGAAAATCTTCAAAGACGATCTCTTCGTGCAAAAATGGGGGCAGAACTGGGGCATCCCGCTCTATCGCTGGGATGTGATGGAGAAGGATAAATTCGCATGGTGGCGCCAGCGCATCGCGAAGCTCACCGATGTCTTCCACATCTTCCGCATCGACCATGTCCTCGGATTTTACCGCATTTATAGCTTTCCCTGGCGTCCGCAGCGCAATGCCGAGTTCCTCCCACTCAGTGAAGACGAGGCCAAAGCCCGCACTGGCGACCGCTTGCCGCATTTCAAAGAGAACGATGACGATACGCCCGCACACTGCGCCGCGAACCGTGCCGCAGGGGACAAATACCTGCGTATGATCCAATCCGCCGCGCAGGGCGCAGAAGTCGTGGGCGAAGATCTCGGTGCCGTGCCAGACTACGTGCGTCCGCATCTACTCGAGCGCGGCATCCCCGGATTCAAAGTGCCGCAGTGGGAGGTCACGCCTGATGATCGGGCCATCTCTGGCCTCACCTATGATGAGTGCAGCTTCACTACCTATGCCACGCATGATCATCCGCCGATGGCGGCGATCTGGGACGGATGCCGTCACAACATGCATCACGCCCCTGAGCATGAAGACCGCATGAAAGCTGGCCGCGAGCTGCGCCTGCTCGCCGAGTTCGCCAACATGCCCGCGACCAGTGATTACTCACCATACAATGACACCATCAAATGGCAGCTCATGCGCGGCCTGCTGCAAAGCGCCAGCCGCTACGCCGCCATCATGATCACGGACCTCTTCAGCATGACAGACCGCTTCAACGTCCACGGCGTCGTCAGCGATGCCAACTGGCGCACCCGCTTCCCCTACACGGCGCAGCAGATGCAGGAAAAAGCGGAGCTGCGTGCTGAGGCAGAGAAATTCCGTGCTTTGGCCAAAGAGACGAAGCGAGCGTGA